A part of Neodiprion pinetum isolate iyNeoPine1 chromosome 4, iyNeoPine1.2, whole genome shotgun sequence genomic DNA contains:
- the RpS4 gene encoding small ribosomal subunit protein eS4 gives MARGPKKHLKRLNAPKAWMLDKLGGVYAPRPSTGPHKLRESLPLVIFLRNRLKYALTNCEVKKIVMQRLIKVDGKVRTDPNYPSGFMDVVTIEKTGEFFRLIYDVKGRFTIHRISAEEAKYKLCKVKRVQTGPKGIPFLVTHDGRTLRYPDPVIKVNDTIQLDIATGKIIDSIRFDSGNLCMITGGRNLGRVGSVVSRERHPGSFDICHIKDSQGHTFATRLNNVFIIGKGSKAYVSLPRGKGVKLSIAEERDKRLAAKGGN, from the exons ATG GCTCGCGGACCCAAAAAGCACTTGAAGCGTTTAAACGCGCCTAAGGCATGGATGTTAGACAAGTTGGGAGGTGTCTATGCACCTCGGCCATCAACAGGGCCCCACAAGCTACGGGAGTCTCTTCCgcttgtaatttttcttcgcaACAGGCTAAAGTATGCCCTTACGAATTGCGAGGTAAAGAAAATTGTTATGCAACGCCTCATCAAAGTTGATGGCAAAGTCAGGACTGACCCCAACTACCCATCCGGCTTCATGG ATGTCGTGACTATTGAAAAGACTGGTGAATTTTTCCGCCTGATCTATGATGTCAAGGGACGTTTTACCATTCACAGAATTTCCGCCGAGGAAGCTAAG tacAAGCTCTGCAAAGTTAAACGTGTACAAACCGGACCCAAAGGAATTCCCTTCCTTGTTACCCATGACGGTAGAACATTGCGTTACCCAGACCCTGTAATCAAGGTGAATGACACCATACAGCTGGACATTGCCACAGGAAAAATTATTGACTCTATTCGATTTGATTCTG GCAATTTGTGCATGATCACGGGAGGCAGGAATTTGGGTCGTGTTGGCAGTGTTGTGAGCCGTGAGCGTCATCCTGGATCCTTTGACATCTGTCATATCAAAGATTCTCAAGGACACACCTTTGCCACCAG gCTCAACAACGTGTTCATTATTGGCAAAGGATCTAAGGCTTACGTTAGTTTGCCAAGAGGCAAGGGTGTCAAGTTGTCCATTGCTGAAGAACGTGACAAGAGGCTGGCTGCCAAGGGTGGAAACTAA